In the genome of Columba livia isolate bColLiv1 breed racing homer chromosome 1, bColLiv1.pat.W.v2, whole genome shotgun sequence, the window TTTGAGATGCCTGGTGAGAAGTTGAACCATTTTAGAGAGGGTTAATTATCAATTTGGAAAAAcagctaaaatatttatttgaaatgtgatCTCAGTGACTTTCTTCTAGTAAGGCTTTATAAGTCTTTTATGGTTTAGAGGATTTATCAaacatttctatatttttatctATAAACCTAGAAACAAATAAGACTTGTAATTGCATACCCCTCAAAAGATTTCTTTTAATGGTAAAAAGACGTGGTCTTTGCTCAATTTTTTATGTTATCAACACCCGAAAGGGTTTGCTTTAATTAGAGCAGTAACTTGATGCATTCTGAAAATCAAAACCTTACAATGAAATTGCTCAGTTCataaattagattaaaaaaaacaactataGGCACCAGAATCATCTGGAAAGCTCTTGATTTTATATACCTCCATATACATTAatgttttaaagttattttcaacTTATACTGATTTTCAAATCACTCAtacaaatgaaataatgttaatatttcttttagaaatatctttttaaaacacatttctatGAATTACTTAAAATTTAATCTTATTACAAATATTTCTCCTAGGAAAGCCAACACTGCTAAgagtaatatttaaaatactaaagCTCACATTTGGACTTGCTAGACTAATAAAAACTTGCTCTCTCCCTTTTGAAGAGTGaaatttaaactattttaaagtTAATCTGAGGAACATTTttactacattaaaaaaaaaaatcaacattttaagCTCACTAGGTCGCAGACTGGCTTTGATATGATTTAAATACTGAACCAGTAAAGCATTTCTTACTAATTAATGAACTTATTGACAGAATATACTGCTTTTTTCCAGCtcagaaagtaaaaaaacaattttaaaatttaaagagaGTTGGAAAACCTCCCTCAAATAAATGTTGAAAACACTTACAACAAAACAGACGTGAAACCATAGTCACCCcctaataatttaatatttatctGTAGTTGCTATAGCAATTTTAACACCGAAAACTAACAAACTTAATATGGTCAGTACTATAGGCATATTGAAAAAGGAACCATAATTAGATGAGGCCACAAGTATCTTCCACACACATTTTGTCACAGATCTACTTAAAAGATACTGAGACACTTAAGCATTACAGTTCACTACCAGATTTTGTAAGCTTTTGTTTCCAATTTAGTACCTGCAAATTAGTGCTAACTGCTGTGTAACCATCAACATAAACAAAActcctgtatttattttcaagccTACACACAACTACTTGCCTTCTCCAAAACAATTCTTACAGAAAGGTATTATCTGCCTTGATAGCACAGTTTTCTAATGCTGAGCTTTCcaaaatgtgaataaaattaAGTCCCATTTTCACGATGTACCTGTGATGTAAAGTCCATGCACTAAATGCAGTGACTTTAGTGAGCTTCTCCTATGGCTGAATCCATTCAGAACCACCAGAATAAGTTTGCTCCCGTCGCCAAGCAGAAGTGATGGTTCAGAAGACTAATAGCACTTCAAGTAAAAGTCTCTTTGAAATTGATTACTAACCAAGATATGATGGGCTTTTACTGTAACTCACAGTTTACTTTACCATCACATTATAAAGCTGTAAATTTCAATATATTCACTTATTTCCATCAACACATAATTGGATTTACTTCTAATTAACCTATGTTTGACAAAACACTTTAGCTTTAATATACAGATTTGTTCTGTACTAGTAACCACTGTAAGTGGGCAAGAAATTAGTTTTCCTCTTCAAATATCTTGAGAAAATAATATCCTTCATAATGATTTCCTTAATAGATACAGGAGATCTCAGTAAATACATCAAATAAATTATGTTATTTCGCTAATCAGTACACTATACAAAAATCAAGCTGCCCTTACAGGTTCTCTACCTAGGGTCTTCATGCAGCATGCTATTTCCAgccttaaaaatgcaaaatacatgcTTGATGTAGCTTCCATTATTAAAAAGGTTCCAAGCCCACAGTTCACAGTCTAAATTACTGGATTTTTTGCTACCAGTtgatgaaaaaataacattaggAACTCTCTCACATGAATAATCTCACCTTCTGAGCTGCTTTAGAGGGACTCTTGTTTTTGCTTCCTTTGGGTCTTCCTCTTGGTCTTTTAGGAGATGGTTCACCAGTTGGTTCCTAAATACAGGAAAACATGCTATTGTGGCAAGAGGCTACAACTAAGATCTGAAGGATAAACTACAACTGAGAAGTTACTTTAAACATATGAAttaacaatatttaaaatgaaaaaggaaaaattaaacagcttgaggtaaaattaaaaaaaatattttgctgaataAAAAGAGTTTAACTTCCCTTGGAATTGCATAAAAACCTGGAAAAGTTAtagcagaaaacacatttttaaaagaagatggCTATGATTTTACTCATGTAAGAACGactattaaagaaaataatggttACCATTTAATTTCAATTGTATTTCATTATAGCAAGATACAGTTACCATATGCAGTTTCTAACACAaacttttgggaaaaaaaaatacaaaaggctAACTACTGGAAAAGTGCAAAGTAAGCTTagactgttttctctctcaAGGGCACAAATATTTTGGGAgaattgttttctgttctgcagtCGGCATTATATTCACACTTATTCTAAACATAATTGATTTGTATTAAAATGCAAACGTTCAAGTTTCTTCAAACAGAGCACTTGCAAGCCAAAAAACATCGACCAAAGAAAATATCCAAAACAAAAGCTCAACTCTAAAGTGACTCGACAGGAACACTGATTATTTTAGCAATTTTCTTAACTAGCTCCTCTGCCTGACAGTAAATAACCAGTCCTTAAAAATGGGTATGAATTACTAAGAGTTCAGATTCCAAATATTTATTCAGTGAATCATAAATACTATAAAACTCTTCTAGTCTTAAATATTGTACATTTCATTCAGATTACAGGATGTGGTAAAACTAATTAAATGCAGTTCGTTAACTTAAACCAGCTTAAAACCCTTCAGCTTTTAAATTCCCGAGTAGGTTAAGGGGAGGCTGAAGAGGGGACTCCCTCACTGCTCCAGCTCTCAGTGGCACTGCACAACATCTGGGCTGAACACGTCTAAGAAGAcccacttttctttctcttccataCATTCAAACGCTataggaaggagggaaaaaaaaaaaaaaaaaagaaaagaaaaaaaaaagggcagccCCGGCGCAATGATGCCGGTGCTGGGGCCGGGCGAGGGCAGCCCGGGGGGTAAAGCGGGACAGGGGGCAGAGCCCGGAGCCGCTCCGGCGGGGGAAATGTCACCGAGGGCAGAGCGGGAAAACCAGGGGTCTCCACTTTTATGGCTTTCCAAAAAAGTACTTTTCGGGGTGAGGCggggagggaaataaaaaaagagtaCTTTCTGCACATCGGTGGGAGAGGCGCAAGAGCAGTCGGGTTTCCCCCGGCTCGGGGCTCTGCTGTTCAGCTCCCTGCGGGTTTTCGGAGCCCCTCGCAGGCTCTGGTGGGCTGATGCTAAATGAATGgagtaaacatttttaaagcccGCGGAAGCTCGCTTTAAAATGAGGTCGGTAGGCAGCCCTACTTCCCAGTCCTGACTTCCGAGGGAGGAATGGAAAGGGCTGTGAGCAACTCCGCGCTGCTCCCGCGAAGCTGCGGGTTTAATTGGTTGCATCCGCGGGCAAAATCCCCCCTCGGCGGCACCCGCGGAGGGGCTGCAAAGCGCGGGGGCTCCCGGGCCGCCTCGCCCGGCGGCGGGGGCTGAGCACAGCGCGGCATTTCCAGGCGATGCGACAATGGCACTTcgggagaggaaaggaagggggGGGCGCGGGGGTGGAAATAATGCACGGATCTGGCAACCTTAGCGGGGATTCAGGTCTGGCAAGTCAAAAATATAGGAGCCCAGCGCGTCCCTTTCAGGGCCCGGGAGGAGGCTGTGGGTGCGGGTGGGTGGGAACTGGGCTCCGCTCCCCGCGTCGAGACCTGGGAACAGTCCCCCTCGCCTCGACCTGCCTGGGAAAGCGCCGGAGCAAAGGCAAAAGGTGTTGCAAATGCAGGGCAAGCCCCCTCCGGCTACCTCCCCCACCTCCGTCGGCAACGGGGGCACCTCTCTGCATACGATGACGGGGgtgagggaggaggtggggaagggggggacgccagaaaaaaaaaaaaaaaagggcgaAAAAACTTATGCGACTTTCTAGAcaccctcctctccccccaacCTCAGGATCTAGGGGCAGTCAGGGGCTGGGCTGGTCAAGATCGGAGGCGGCAGCAGCCCCGGTGGGACCcgacacacacgcacacacacacacacagattgaGACATTgcaaaggctgagagaggaggGAGACAGGAGAGCCCCGTTCCCTGCTCCTCGCTTTCGCAATTTCAAAATCAGCTCGAAATGACCCAGCGAGCGCTGGTTGGTCGGAGCCGCGCTGCTCCATGTTCCCCATTTACATTGAAAAGCCCCAGCTCGCTCCCTGCACAATAGTGAAAGTCCCGAGGAGGCTCTGCGGCTCAGCCACACGCAGCAGCACCCCGCCGCTGCCGGGGTCCCCCCGCCGGGGCGCCCGGCGAAGCCCCTCGCTACGCTTCTGCACCACCTCGCCGGGAAGCAGCACACAACAaagcccccctccccgtctccagGACTCCTTCACTTGCAGCATAATACGTACATGTACATGCCTATAATACTATAGATCTGCGGCTCTACGTATCTATACGGTACTGACTTGTGGTTGCTTCCTGGGTCTGCCTCGTCCTCTCTTCTGAGGCTCTGCGGTTGCAGGTTGCTCCTGGGCAGCAGTGGAAGGCTGACCGGGTCCCTCACCTTGTGCACTCATCGTGACTTCTGCTGCTGAGCCTTAAACCAGTCTCTCCAAAGCACCTTGGAAGGGGGGGAATCAAAACGAGctcttgctgcttttgctgctcGCTGCCACCACCACACCGGACGTCCTGGTGCTGccaaaaaggagaagagaaggggaggaggaggaggaggaggtgatgGTGGtagtggtgctggtggtggtggaagAGGAGGGGGAATGAATCTCTCTTACAATTTAGGAATGGTTAGTAACATGAAGCAATTCAAAAGCggagaggttaaaaaaaaaaaaaaagagagagaagaaaaggcaaagtaaaTTGCAACCCTGG includes:
- the HMGA2 gene encoding high mobility group protein HMGI-C isoform X4; translation: MSAQGEGPGQPSTAAQEQPATAEPQKRGRGRPRKQPQEPTGEPSPKRPRGRPKGSKNKSPSKAAQKKAEATGEKRPRGRPRKWPQQVVQKKPAQEETEETSSQESAEED
- the HMGA2 gene encoding high mobility group protein HMGI-C isoform X2 translates to MQPIKPAASREQRGVAHSPFHSSLGSQDWEVGLPTDLILKRASAGFKNVYSIHLASAHQSLRGAPKTRRELNSRAPSRGKPDCSCASPTDVQKEPTGEPSPKRPRGRPKGSKNKSPSKAAQKKAEATGEKRPRGRPRKWPQQVVQKKPAQEETEETSSQESAEED